In Trichomycterus rosablanca isolate fTriRos1 chromosome 25, fTriRos1.hap1, whole genome shotgun sequence, the sequence TGCCCAGGCTTGCGACTTTTCCACGTATCCGAGCGTGCCTGCCCAGTGCGTGAAACCACCCGTGCTCACCTGTGCCCACCAGCTGGGTACCCGTCGCTAGCTGTCACCCTGTTCCTTCACGAATCATGCGGCGAAGAGCGCATCCTTCGGGTTCTGGATTTCCTCCAGCGACCACCCTGGCAGTATCACCACTCCGAAAATGGATGCACAAGCTCTGATGCCCTGCTCCGTCCCTATCTGCTGCCCGAGCGGGATTTCTACAGCCTCGGTGCGGGCATGCCAGTGTGGGCTGTCCGGCCAGTGCATTGCGGGGGTGAAGTCCTGCGTCTGACGCTGCACAGCGTGCATGAAAACTTCGAGGATGCTGTGCGGCTTTATGAGACAGTGCTGCGCATGAGAGCCGAGGAGCAGAAGGCCGGTTTTTGCTGGTTTACGTTAATGACAGAGAGGACATTCAGTCTGCAGCTGGCACTCAAGCAGCTCGCACCCGGAGTGAGGGTGGAAACGTGCCACTCAGCCGTGCTGCAGTTCAAGGTGGGTGAGATCGGTCAGCTTGTGCCCCTGCTGCCAAACCCATGCTCACCTATTAGTGCAACCCGTTGGCAAACAGAGGACCTGGATGGCAATAAAATTCTGTTTCAGGTGAGTGCCTGAAATTATATATAGCActtttaacacttttattttaacagtatGTGTTGAGATGTTTGTGTGGCACTGCTGGCATTTCTTCACCCCTTGGCCCAGAATTCTAATCCCTCTTTGACCACCAAAAGTGAATCCGCGACCTTAAAACTCTGGTGCTGAAAAGTGAAGCACTAAAACACGAACAGCAGTTTTTATGAGCTGTAAATTTGCAGCGATATACGATGCGGCGTTTGCTTCATAAAGCTGTCGTGCTTTTTGTCCGTCCTGTAGTGCAAGTGTTACGTAATGGAAACGAAATGCATGCATGCTGGAAACGAATCGACGCCATAGCAACTGAAACTTTGCACCGAGCTTAAAGAAGGTAGAAAATAAGATTTCAAGATGCTCGCCACCACAAACCACAACTGCTTGGACAGCATTTCTGTAATGAGTTTAGCTCCAGGTCTGAGGGGGTTTCTGCTCCAGATGTGGGCTGATTTATTCAAATCATACAAAAAAATGGAATGTATTCTTTCACAAATTTGAGTACactggtcaaaaatatacatacagcaaatcGGACCGTTCATCTGTAGGTGAAGTGAGGTCTAGAAAAGGGTTTCTTAATCTGGAACGCTTGGCCTAtttttcacttcatttttatcaaccattTCCTCCTGGTgaaggttgtggtgggtctggttccaccgggaaacatTAAGCCAAGGTAGGAataccagttcatcacagggctccGGCCATCCTCCGTTAATTAAAGCCAACAGTGTCTGTGTAGACCCAGATCTCATTGGTGGTGGGCTGGCGTctgctcccccccccccccgagcaCCTAATTTTGTAATGGTTATCCTTATTGGCAATAGATGATTGCTATTCTCCAGCTCgttggtttgaatctcagctctgctaccgacaggctgggcgcctacacgaacaacgactggcttgttgttcaagaGTGGGTGCCGAAGGGGATTCCTCAaaactggctgattgatagcgcctgcacagggacaagagataatgtgatcagggtgtgtctctccatacccaaagctgatccgcatatgaacttgctttgtgcaggtaaaaggatgcagtcggctactactcacgtgtcggagggggcgtgtgttggtcacggctctcctcagtcagagtaaaggtcaacatcagtagagagaaagcataatgcaatcaggcaattggatacgactagattggaaggaaaactGGGGACATTTCAACAATGTTTAACAAGCTTATGTTCAGGTGTCTACACAATTTAGGCGATATACTAATTTATTATACTAATATatactaatattttattactacTAACTGATAAGAGATCTTTTGTATCATTGTTTATAGTATATTATCATTTTTGTACTCTTTTGCAGGTTAAAGGAGGAGCACAGCCACCGCGGCTCCTCTCCTCTGCTTTCCCACTCAGCTGTCCCACTCTTCCGCCACCATCCCTGCTGAAGTACCCGGTTCCAGTCTCAGCCTCACCTGGCACCAGACTGTGCCAGCTTAAAGAGCGCACTCTAGGCAGCCTACCTGGAGCCCAGAGACGAGCAGGAGGTGGCACAGAGAGTTTGGGTTCCAGCAGTGCATGTAGCACTCCTCCCGGTAGCTCATGTTACTCCTCCCAGCGTAGCAGCCCCGCTCCTGTGTTTGTCAATGCCTCGGAGCCAGTCGCATCCTTCAGCTCTGTATCACGTCTCCTGCTGGACCGAGGGAAGCCAGAGACTAACGTAGACACGGGCTGTGCAGTCAGTCTGCGGAGCCCTGGTCTGGACACACTCGCAAGGGATCTACGATGCTGCACACTGGGTGGATCAAACGAGAAGATTATAGAGAGGAGTCAACCAGACCCTGTAGCACAGACCCGGGCATCACAGTCCCGGGCATTACAGCCCCATATTCGAGAGCAAGAACAAGTAGACGAGTTCTTTATCTGACTGACCTCCTTTTAATGTTGTACTTGTTCATTTGCCGGCAGCGTCGAAAGGAATTTTAGGCACAATTGATAATGGACTGAGAATTGTTATTTTACATACAGAGAAATATATTTAGTGTTACCCTAGCCAGTTTAAAATACActagtttaaagtgtgtgtcaTCATGTGAAGGATTAGCACactgtatggtgtgtgtgtgtgtgcgcttttCTTTTTGGTGTTTGTAAGTGGTGCTGGACCCAGATCATGTTGGAGCTGTTATATACACACTGTGAGAATACATAAAATAgccattaattaataatataaatatacaactATATAACATTAGTACTACCCTATTTTGTCCCaacaaatacaataaacaatgtttttgttgaataatttgttaattctcctCGGCCCTTGTttcactgacaaaagtacaaagatttCTAATGTTTTACTGACCAAATTAATCGTATGTTGtaaatataagcacatttaTAATAAACTGATACAGATGTGTGTTTACCCTGTGTTGCATCACCTTTTCTAAAATttaggacactaattgttgtagTTTTGTCAGTGGAAGTTTTGCTGATTTATGCAAGATTTTAGGTGCTCAACAGTGCGTGGTCACCGTAGTTTTATTCTGTTCTTCATGAGGCACAATACATTTTCACTATGAAACACAACAGTCAAGcaaatgcactttgtgtttaccAAGCCCTGCTGTTGTAGCGTGAGCAAATGCACCATCATGCTATGACTGACTTTGGCTCTTGCTTCTTGTCCAGATAACCAAAATCAACTCAATCACGAGAAACTGCTGCACCAATGATCTGCGCCTCCGTGCTCCCTTTGTTAGCCAAAATGTCAACACAGAAGGACATGACACTTTTGTTTATAAAGTGTATATACATCAAATGTTTAATGCAAAATAGTTGCACAACCTATGTCACATTTTAACCGTTTAATAACTTGAACTTGAACACAGAAAATGTGATTTCACATTGTGATTTAATGTTGTGATTAATTCAATAAACAATTGCAATAATTTTGAGATGATATCTATCCcagttatatatttatattttagtatCTTGTGTTTTAAAAGACATAAATAACATGATTTActtatatacattaaaaatggTTTACCAAGCCGAGGTGTTTTATTCTACAGTctttaattaacaaaaacaacCTCAGTCTTGTTGTCCTTGTCCACAAAACATCAGCAATTAGCACCAGACAAGTTTATATATGTAAAAATACCAAACAATGCCTACAGCATACAGtgaattttaattttatgaccaTTTGATCTCATTTTTGAATTGCACGTGGCCCCTGATTCCAGAACGTTTCACCTAAGACAGTGATTTGGTCTGTATGTCGCTCAACTGAGTTTTATAGCAGCCGGTCCACGCCAGCTCCTTCGTCCACTGCCCACTGGCCGTGACGCGCACCTTCCCTGGATCAAACCTCCAGTACTTCTGTTCCCGAAAGAAGTAAAGCCTACCATCGGCCCAGGTTACGACCCCGTTAGCCCCTTCAGGCACTCCTTTCCAATCGGCAAGTCTTCGCGGGTAGTACGGCTCAGAGCGGAGCGTCTCCAGGTTAAGCACAAAGTAACGTGGGCCTTTGAAGACCACCATGTGGCCCAGAGGAGGGTAGAAAAAGGTGCATTCTGGGTGGCGAGGCATGCCACACTCGCTGCTCTTCTTGGGGAATCCAGGGTCCAGGGTAGAACCAGAGTATCGCCAAATGTGCTTCCCTGCAAaacagccgtgaattaggtagagcCTTACTCATAGCATATAATCACACTACACATATAATCACACTACACTGAACTACGTCTAGCGTTAGCAATAACCCACCTCTGAAAAAGTACAGCTTTCTGTCCAGCGGGGAGAACGCAGCAGCGTCGATAGCAAGTGGGAGATGAGGCCAGCGCTTCTGGAAAGGAAGTGGAGCACTTGCATTTCCATCAGATGACACTGTCCAGTACAAGCTGCCTCTGAATACCAGCACTGATCCTTTCCCATCTTTAGAAATAGCATATACAAAATTGAGGGTATAAAATCAATGAAAATATATGCATAATcgaatcaattaaaaaatcccaaataatattatatacataatattCACATGCGTCCAACTTTGTGCGCTTTTTTAACTTCCATGTTGACCAAGTTTATTTGAGACATTTTGACCTGTATTTCACGAAAAAAaagcaataacaataataataacagtacagGTAATGCAATCTAGTTTTCTTACCTATTGTAATGGCATCAAACAGGTTCTTACAGTAGTGGGGGAGAGAAGGACTGCCTGTAGCTTCCTCAGCTAACTCCCAGTCCTGCATAGCCAGTTTAAGTTTCTCGCCTGGGATTTGCACCACTGTTCCTTTGGATGGTtttcctaaacacaaacacgcacattcgcacacacacaaagattttaatgtgtttaGCTTTACAGTTTagcataaatatatacagtgtgtggccAAAAGGACGTGCACAACCCATAGTAAATATTAGGTGAAGGAATTTCAGACTTGCTCATAGCTATAAAGTGTCTAAAATACATCAAATCAAATATACACTTCCAGTTACACATGACTGTACCTCTGTGCACAAAACgatgtccataaagacatgatttgatgaGTTTGTGTAGAGGAACTCTAgtggatgaattagaacattgATAGTGAGCTAGGTCTTCTAGTCCAACATGAAGTCCTTACCTCATTATTGCTCTTCTGACCCAAAAGATACATTTCAAAACACTGTGGAAAGCTAAAACAAATGTGCAAAAGATTAAGAGAATTCAAGATCTGTCTCCTGTGGAAATTGTACAACGTATCaagaagaggagaatcagataacggtgaccacagactgttgagcagctgaatcttgtatcaagcaagaatgtgcaaacattccacttgcaaaactgcaacaattggcATCCTCAAGttacaaataatttaaaattctaattaataacAAAGGCGATGTGAGACGGTGGTAAATATgcccttgtcccaacttttttgagtgttttgcaggtatcttttactacatttaacaaaatgtcccaacttttcccaGAACATCCGTTGACCTTCCAACATGGTAAAATACTTCAACTATATAAACTATGGATTTTGTTTACAGAGGCAGAAAAAACAACTCCTGGAATCCCAATACAAAGCATAACACAAAGCTTCCCTGCGTGAGCCCCAGGATGGACCCGAACTCATTTTGTTTGCAAAAGGCTGAGCAAACATTTGTGCTAACCGTGGATAATATCTCCATCCCTGAAGGGAATTTGGGGGGGAAAGACTTGGGAATGACCATAAAGAGTGGAACTCATCAGCAGAAGGAGACTGGATGTCTCTTGTTTGGTTACGGGTGGTTAAGCTCAGGATGTGTGTGCAGTCCgcatgattttttttcctcctctATGACTTTTTAAGCCCAAATTCTGAAGCTCAAGTGCAGTTGGGTTATGCCACAGGACAATCCAAggcacacaagcaagtccagCTCTGAATAttttgaaagaaagaaaattaggGGTTTGGAGAGTAAAAATCTTGAATTAAACCTCATTAAGActgtctgcagcagtagaggagatacaGCTGGGTatctggatatgactagattgggaaaaaaagggaaaaatgcataattataataatacgcaaataaataaataaataaataaatactctttATCTTCAATAAATAGAATGATAATTTAAAGGCTGAATTTTGTGTTTACTCGTGTTGGAAGACCTgaaatattgtttatgcatcCTTTAAAAGTAGTTAAGAGATCAGGCTAGCAGTGTGAAAATCCTCtttcattactactactacttatactactactaataataattacaatattattaatacCATATAAGTGCTTTATAAAGCACTTTATatggtctttatatataaaaaaataaatgttaatatatGATAGAGCATTCtaataaaatagttttaaagAACTAAAAAGATGTTGATACAATTTACTGTTATAAAAGATTTAATCAGATAATCAATCCCAGAACTACAAAGGTTTGGTTTCCATTTAGATTATCACCTAGAGCTGTTTTACCCAAACCAGTCCCTGTTTTGTCCTGATATCAGACAAAAAGGACTTGCAATCATAAGTTAAATTtgaaattgttttgttttatgtatagGAACTCGGCTAACAGAGCATTCTTAATGAGGATGCCCATGGTGGGCTATACTGCTTAAGAAGATCAGTAAGGAATTAAAAAGCTGATACATTTAGAGGTTTAATGTCATAAGCAGGACTTTACAGTCCATCTGAGACTTAGCAGGCAGCCAGCAGCAAAGTAAGAAGTGTAATAACGTGTActgttattataatacataggatcttcaaaaagtttcagcacttttatattttggttggaaacggtgagggcggtgAGGGaagagtagtaatcggtcgtgtctgagagactggtGATTTCCACCCTTTtagacgctcaaagaagcttgaaggggaagaagattttcatgtgatgatgatgtgaaagcagcggtgcatcagtagctaatgctgatggcattaaaaagttggtacaacgttgggaaaaatgcatgtgaaggtgactatgtagaaaagtgatgtaatttgtaaattacttaataaatagaggtcaaaaaaaaaaaagtgcggaaattTTTTGAAGCACTACTTCAGGTCCTCATAATATCAGTGCAACCTCATGATAATCCGCACCTTGGAGAAGCTCTTCCAGTCAAAATAGAGTGTGGTATCTCACTGTGATACCTCATACCCATCCTTCAGTGCTTCAATCACAAACAAGCCACAGTAACAAAAACACTATCCAAATCTCACATGCTGTTTCTTGTGTGCCTACCGCCAAGCGCCTCATTTCACGATCTAAAACTCTCATTCAAAGCCCATTCATCTGTTCAAATGTATCCTTCTATCCAGCTATTGTCTGAATGGATCTGATAGTGCCGGTTTTCTGAAAGCGCACATCTCACACTAATCTACAGGGAGCTCTCGTAGAGAAGACATGGACAGATAAAGCACTTCCAGAAAGCACGCAGGTCCGACAAGCCTGAAAAAGCCAAATCTGATGCCTGAGCAGACTGAAGACTTGAAGAAGCATTCCTTGCTGAGAACTGCAGAACTGTCAGATGGATGAGTGAAGCGGTGCGTGTGGAAACCTGCCTCAGAGATGCTTACAGAATGCTGAGTTTTACTGTTCTTCATGCTgatttgttttttctttggCTGTTTGCATCTGCCTTCCTGAGTTTTTACCACACAGAGAGTTTGTTACAAAGGTCGGGAGGTAGGAACGTGGTGGAGTAAACAGGAAGGATGTTTAAGAATGATGATGTTTAATACTTGGTCCTTTGCTGAATCCTTGGTTTTGACTTGTTTTAGATATGGACTGAATTCTAAAGCAAACTATAcacccaaaagtatgtagacacctgactataGGCTTGTTAGAAATTCAATTCCAAAAATTGCAGGCAGTGATATGGAGACTAgggcaagtcgtagcctagtggttaaggtactggactagtaatcagaaggttgctggttcaagccccataaaTGGGTCCTTATTgggttgctcagactgtatactgtaactgtaatgttagttgctttgaataaaggtctgctaaatgctgaaaatgtacatggaCACCCATAAACAATaagaattgattttttttttgtgtgtgtgtgtactaaattaaaaaacagttttttggAGAAGGtgggtattttattttttatttgttttattttttattttttcatgatTTTTGGTACCTATAACATTTTGGCTGCACAATTATACAGCCTTGAGTCTTTGATTTTAAACAATTTGTGCTTTTTACCACTCTACAATgttttaataggagacaaaCATGGACTGCAGGCAGTTTAGTCTAGCACCCACACTCAAAACTTAAGCAAGGCTGCATAGTCAtgctaaaataatcaataatgcCCATTAAGTGTTTGAGATGTTTATAAAATTGTAAAAGCATGAGGGTTTTCATACAGTCTTGCCCAAGTGTCAGGGCTATTTAGTACTGTTTTTTCAGCCTTGCTGTTTACACACAGATATTTCTGCAGATTTTATGAATCTTTTAACATCATTATTCACTGAAGCTGGAAACATCTGAAATTCCTGCAATCACATATTAAGAAATAATGCTGTCATACTGTTGAATAGAAGTGTTGTCCTGACActtctagatagatagatactgcaTTTATACTGATATTATAGGAACCAAGAAAGAGGACTAAAGACACAAATTCATTCAGTGTTACCTTCTGTAAATAGTCCCTGTCAAACACATCATGATCACATCCCCTGTTTAAAATGAAACACCATCAATTTCAGAAGAGTACAGAAGAGAAATGAAACACATTTTACCATATAACTGTTGCACAGATGTTATATCATCCCAGCTGAGCAGAAGACTGCGACCAAGCTTCTTGTAATAGGGCGACATGAGGGCGTGACGAACGGGTGAATGCTCCAGTCCCAGCGTGTGGCCAATCTCGTGGGCAGTGACCAAGAAGAGGTTCTGACCTTTGTGGCTGCTCAGAGTCCAGTATTCAGCTTTATCAAAGTGAGCCTCACCTCGGAATGGGAAGAAAGCATGTGCAAGCGCACCACCTGGAAAGTGTCAGAGACAGAAAAGGGAAATAGGCATATCTAAGCATGTTACCTTCattaaaacacaccagacatTTGTATTTTGACTGATTTATTGATTTTAGATGGCCTGGTTGGATACCAAGAAATTATTATTGCATTTCCCCTGTTTCTCTCCTAATTTAGTTTCCTAATTCACAGTTTTTCATCAACCAGCAATTTATTCTCATAGTAAGCCTAACTTGtccaaaacagcctagccattgctCTCAATGCCAGTCCCAAGGACTAAAGATTTGAATTTTAAAATGTTGCTATTCTGATTGAGATATAAGGTGTATTGTACCTGGACCATCAAATGCATTGCTGGTGCCATCGTTGTGTTCTCCCTCATAAAACGCCAGTCGTATGTCCGTGGGACCATCGTTCACCTCCTTGAAGACCAATCCGGACACGTTACTCCAGAGCTGGAAGGCCGTTTGCACCGCCAGTCGCACAGGTCCCTGGGAGAGCTGCCGGGGCCAGTTCAGGATGCGGTACGTTAGGTGACTCTTGGACCATTTTCCTCCTAGAAAAAAGAACACTTGAACACTGCAGCCAATTTAAAGAGCAGGAGCTACCGGACTGTTAGGATTACAGCCTTTGTGATTCATATTAATACTGTACTAGGCTATTTTGTCTTGCGTAAAGTAAGACAGATACTTGTCTGGGCACCAGAGGGcattattaaaatttaaaaaagctttctcTTATTTGATAATGTCACATACTGTTGTGAGTCACATACAATTGCAGTCATAGTAGCATCACACGTTTTAAGATTTTCATTTGGGATTTGTGACAGACAGTAAACCTCTACCTTAAAATTAACTAGCTGGCAGTTTAGTGCTGC encodes:
- the LOC134302772 gene encoding protein FAM124B encodes the protein MLRRPYIFSKSVEDENTDSGAETAGSDCSKMSRSSIDLMPHDPPLVAMHLLANPGDSLLLQHTLDCLLEWVCPGLRLFHVSERACPVRETTRAHLCPPAGYPSLAVTLFLHESCGEERILRVLDFLQRPPWQYHHSENGCTSSDALLRPYLLPERDFYSLGAGMPVWAVRPVHCGGEVLRLTLHSVHENFEDAVRLYETVLRMRAEEQKAGFCWFTLMTERTFSLQLALKQLAPGVRVETCHSAVLQFKVGEIGQLVPLLPNPCSPISATRWQTEDLDGNKILFQVKGGAQPPRLLSSAFPLSCPTLPPPSLLKYPVPVSASPGTRLCQLKERTLGSLPGAQRRAGGGTESLGSSSACSTPPGSSCYSSQRSSPAPVFVNASEPVASFSSVSRLLLDRGKPETNVDTGCAVSLRSPGLDTLARDLRCCTLGGSNEKIIERSQPDPVAQTRASQSRALQPHIREQEQVDEFFI
- the mmp28 gene encoding matrix metalloproteinase-28, whose amino-acid sequence is MDLKSPVFYLLCGIVSVRVSASLEPADAQGFLEKYGYFNDQDHTHSAEEVTSAVREFQWLSHLPLTGKLDSTTLEKMVSPRCGVKDRGGQKAWAQRVETIFTGQSQQHLRKKRFTRPGGKWSKSHLTYRILNWPRQLSQGPVRLAVQTAFQLWSNVSGLVFKEVNDGPTDIRLAFYEGEHNDGTSNAFDGPGGALAHAFFPFRGEAHFDKAEYWTLSSHKGQNLFLVTAHEIGHTLGLEHSPVRHALMSPYYKKLGRSLLLSWDDITSVQQLYGKPSKGTVVQIPGEKLKLAMQDWELAEEATGSPSLPHYCKNLFDAITIDGKGSVLVFRGSLYWTVSSDGNASAPLPFQKRWPHLPLAIDAAAFSPLDRKLYFFRGKHIWRYSGSTLDPGFPKKSSECGMPRHPECTFFYPPLGHMVVFKGPRYFVLNLETLRSEPYYPRRLADWKGVPEGANGVVTWADGRLYFFREQKYWRFDPGKVRVTASGQWTKELAWTGCYKTQLSDIQTKSLS